The Bradyrhizobium sp. B097 genome contains the following window.
GAAGCGCGCGGGAACGTCCCAGCGGAAGTTGCTGTAGAGCTCGTCGTAGGTTTTGGCTTCCTGAAGCATGGCCGCAGACTAGACCATTGCTGTGAGACCATAAACCCTTCTTGCGGGGAATGCGGTCAGGCTGCCGCCCGCTGCATTGCGATCTCGGCCTCGAGGCTTTCGCGGTCGCGATAGATCGACGCGACCGCGAGCACGCGCCCGCCGCGCTTGTAGCGGAGCATGCAATCCCTGCCGGCAATACTGCCGTCCACCGCGATCTGGTCCCACTGCTCGGCGTGCCCGACATAGTTGATCGGCACGTCGTAATGCTGGCTCCAGAAGAACGGCACCGCATCGAACACCTCGCGCTGCCCAAGCATATTCCGCGCGGCGGTCTGCCCCTGGCGCTCGGCCACCGCCCAGTGCTCGACCCGGATGTTCTCGCCGCTGTGCGGATCGGGCCAGCGCGCGATATCGCCGGCCGCGTAGATGCCGGGAACGCTGGTCTCGAGACAGGCGTCCACTTTCACGCCGCGATCGATCGCGAGCCCGGCCCCTTCCGCCAGTACGAGCCGCGGCTTCACGCCGACACCGAGCACGACGAGATCGGCATCGAGCGCCGGCCCGCTCTTCAGCTGTGCGCGCTTGCCGTCGATCGCGGTCACCGTGTCGCCAAGGTGGAAGACCACGCCATGCTCCTCGTGCAGCGCACGGACGAAATCGCCCATGGCAGGCCCGAGCACGCGCTCCAGCGGCCGCTGTTCCAGCCCGACCACGTGAACCTCGATCTCCCGCGCGCGCAACGAGGCCGCAACCTCGAGCCCGATGAAGCTTGCGCCGATCACAACCGCGCGGCGGGCGCCGCTGGCCGAGGCGATGATCGCCCGGCAATCGTCGAGCGTGCGCAACACGTGAACGTGGGGCTGGTCCGCGCCCGGGATCGGCAGCCGTAGCGGCTCCGCACCGGTCGCCAGCAGCAGCCGGTCGTACGAAATCGTTTCGCCGCCGGCGAGCACGACGTTGCGGCGGCCGGCGTCGATCGACTGGACCTCGGTCCTGAGTCTGAGATCGATCGCCGCGTCGGTGTAGAAACTCTCCGGCTTCAGCGGCAGCCAGTCTTCCGGCGCGCTGCCGGCGAGGAAATCCTTCGACAGGTTCGGCCGGTCCACCGGCGGCGTGGCCTCGCCGCTCAGCATGACGATGCTGCCGCGATAGTCCTGCCGTCGCAGCATCTCGGTGGCGGCAAACCCCGCTGCGCCTCCGCCGACAATCACGATCCTGCCGGGCGCATCGCGCGGGCCCTTGACGCGGGGCTTCGGCTGCTCGCGCTTCTCGCGCACGACGATGCGATCGCCCTCTCGCTCGACCTTCCAGACCGCGAGCGCATTGAAGGCGGGCGCCGCGGTCGCTTCACCGGTGCGAACATCAAAGCAGGCGTGATGCCAGGGGCAATGGACGGTTTCGCCCTCGACCACACCTTCGGCGAGCGGGCCGTGGTAATGGCTGCAATGCGCATCGATGGCGAAAATATCCGCCCCCGAACGCACCAGCAGCACGTCATCCTCGCCGACATGGCCGAGCAACATCGCGCCCGAGAAGTCGGCGAGTGCGACGCCTTGTGTCAGATCCGGACCGGAAGGAGCTTGCTGATCGGCCATGGCCTATCTCCAGTTTTTCCAGCACGTCACCCCGAGGGCACCGCCCTCATCAGCTTCCCTGCATGTAGCGGACCGGGTTCTCCTGATCCGCCTTGAAGATCTCGGCGGCCTCGGCGAACAGCGCCGCAACGGCAGCCGCCTTCAGATCAACAAACGTCTCGAAGCTGAAATTGTTGCCGCCCGCCCGCAATTCGCCGAGCTTGCCGGCGTAGCAGGACACCAGCGGCTTGCCGCCGCGGGTCACCGCGACATAGATGCTGATGTAGTTCTTCTGCAGCGCCACCCCGATCACGGGCCAGACAGCCGTCTTGCCGGACCTGATCGCATAGCGAAACTGACCGTAGCCGATCATGTTCATGCGCATGCCGGCCTCACCGGCCGGCGTGCCCGCATGAAAGTGCCGCTTGAGCGAG
Protein-coding sequences here:
- a CDS encoding FAD-dependent oxidoreductase, whose amino-acid sequence is MADQQAPSGPDLTQGVALADFSGAMLLGHVGEDDVLLVRSGADIFAIDAHCSHYHGPLAEGVVEGETVHCPWHHACFDVRTGEATAAPAFNALAVWKVEREGDRIVVREKREQPKPRVKGPRDAPGRIVIVGGGAAGFAATEMLRRQDYRGSIVMLSGEATPPVDRPNLSKDFLAGSAPEDWLPLKPESFYTDAAIDLRLRTEVQSIDAGRRNVVLAGGETISYDRLLLATGAEPLRLPIPGADQPHVHVLRTLDDCRAIIASASGARRAVVIGASFIGLEVAASLRAREIEVHVVGLEQRPLERVLGPAMGDFVRALHEEHGVVFHLGDTVTAIDGKRAQLKSGPALDADLVVLGVGVKPRLVLAEGAGLAIDRGVKVDACLETSVPGIYAAGDIARWPDPHSGENIRVEHWAVAERQGQTAARNMLGQREVFDAVPFFWSQHYDVPINYVGHAEQWDQIAVDGSIAGRDCMLRYKRGGRVLAVASIYRDRESLEAEIAMQRAAA